CTTCCCGGCGAAGCGCTCAACCAGCGCGCTGATCTGCGCACGTTCGCTGCGGATGAACGCCAGGAAGGCGTGAGCCACCGGTGACAGGCGCTTGGCCTTGGCCTGCACCAGGCACCAGCTGCGCAGCAGCGGCAATTCTTCGACCGGCAGCTCCACCAGGCCGCCGGTCGCCAGCTCCAGGTTCAGGGCGTGGCGCGTCAGCAACGCCAGGCCCAGGCCGGCCAATACGCACTCGCGCTGGGCTTCGGCCGAGGCCACTTCCTGGGTCTGGGTGAAGTGCACGCGCTTCTCCTTGAAGTACTCCTCGCAGGCCATCCGCGTGCCTGAGCCGGGCTCGCGGATCAGCAGGGTGTAAGGCTCAAGGTCCTGCAGGCGCAGCGGCCCCATGTGCGACAGCGGATGATCCGGCGGCGCCACCGCCACGATCGGGTTGTTGAGGAACGGCAGGAATTCCAGGCCCATGTCCTGGGGCACCATGGACATGATCACCAGATCGTCGCGGTTGTCGGAAAGGCGGCGGATGACTTGTCCGCGGTTGACCACCGTCAGTTGCAGGTTCACTTCCGGGTGCTGGCGCTTGAAGGCGGCGAACAGGTGCGGCACGAAGTACTTGGCGCTCGACTCCACCGCCAGTTTCAGTTGGCCCTGCAGCGATCCCTGCATGTCCGAGAGCTGCATGTCGAGGTTTTCCAGGCGGCCGAAGATGTCCCGGCTGGCCCGTTGCAGCGCTTCGGCGGCCTCGGTCATGTAGAGCTTTTTGCCGACATAGTCGAACAGCGGCTGGCCGATCAGCTCTTCGAGCTGACGGATCTGTAGGCTAACGGCCGGTTGCGTGAGGGACATTTCGTCGGCGGCGCGGCTGTAGGAGCGCAAGTCACACACTTCGTTGAAGATCTGCAATTGACGCAATGTCATACGCATCAAAGACTTACGCATTTTCTACAGGCTCTGGCGACGGCTGGGTGCAATGACTATAAGTCTTTACTTATGCCTGTCCCAATTTTTATTCATTTTTGTTAATCCCTTGCCGGCGCTAGTGTGAAGCGGCGACCAGATTGAAACATTTGGTCACGCGTCGACCTGGGTCTAGCAGGTCGTGGTTACCACCGGCTCAAGGGAACCTCCAAGTGATAACAAAGATCCTGATCGCCAACCGTGGTGAGATCGCCGTACGAATCGTGCGTGCCTGCGCCGAGATGGGCATCCGCTCGGTGGCGATTTTCTCCGACGCCGACCGGCATGCCCTGCATGTGAAGCGTGCGGACGAGGCCCACAGCATCGGTGCCGAGCCGCTGGCCGGTTACCTCAACCCGCGCAAGCTGGTGAACCTGGCGGTGGAGACCGGCTGCGATGCGCTGCACCCCGGTTACGGTTTCCTGTCGGAAAACGCCGAACTGGCGGAGATCTGCGCCGAACGCGGGATCAAATTCATCGGCCCGTCGGCGGAAGTGATCCGTCGCATGGGCGACAAGACCGAAGCGCGCCGCAGCATGATCAAGGCCGGCGTACCGGTCACGCCGGGTACCGAAGGCAACGTTTCGGGGCTCGAAGAGGCCCTCAGCGAAGGCGACCGCATCGGTTACCCGGTGATGCTCAAGGCCACCTCCGGCGGTGGCGGCCGGGGCATCCGCCGCTGCAACAGCCGCGAAGAGCTTGAACAGAACTTCCCCCGCGTGATCTCCGAGGCCACCAAAGCGTTCGGCTCGGCGGAAGTGTTCCTGGAAAAATGCATCGTCAACCCGAAGCACATCGAAGCGCAGATCCTCGGCGACAGTTTCGGCAACGTGGTGCACCTGTTCGAGCGTGACTGCTCGATCCAGCGCCGCAACCAGAAGCTGATCGAGATCGCCCCAAGCCCCCAACTGACCCCGGAGCAGCGCGCCTACATCGGCGACCTGTCGGTGCGCGCCGCCAAGGCCGTGGGCTACGAGAACGCCGGCACCGTGGAGTTCCTGCTCGCTGACGGCGAGGTGTACTTCATGGAGATGAACACCCGGGTGCAGGTGGAGCACACCATCACCGAGGAAATCACCGGGATCGACATCGTCCGCGAACAGATCCGCATCGCCTCCGGCCTGCCGCTGTCGGTGAAACAGGAAGACATCCAGCACCGCGGCTTCGCGCTGCAGTTCCGGATCAACGCCGAAGACCCGAAAAACAACTTCCTGCCGAGCTTCGGCAAGATCACCCGCTACTACGCCCCCGGCGGGCCGGGCGTGCGCACCGACACGGCGATCTACACCGGCTACACCATTCCGCCGTTCTACGACTCGATGTGCCTGAAGCTGGTGGTCTGGGCGCTGACCTGGGAAGAGGCCATGGACCGCGGCTTGCGCGCCCTCGACGACATGCGCCTGCAAGGGGTCAAGACCACGGCGGCGTACTATCAGGAAATCCTGCGCAACCCGGAATTCCGTAGCGGCCAGTTCAACACCAGCTTCGTCGAAAGCCATCCGGAACTGACCAACTACTCGATCAAGCGCAAACCCGAAGAGCTGGCCCTGGCCATCGCTGCCGCCATCGCCGCACACGCGGGATTATGAATGAGACAGCTGCAGGCTTTCAGCTGCAAGCGGCAAGTAAGGCCGATGTGCTTTTGCTTGACGCTTCTGGCTTGCCGCTTGCCGCTATGAGGAGATACCAATGACTAAAAAGATCTTCGTAACCGACACCATCCTGCGTGACGCCCACCAATCGCTGCTCGCGACCCGCATGCGCACCGAAGACATGCTGCCGATCTGCGACAAGCTCGACAAGGTCGGCTACTGGTCGCTGGAAGTCTGGGGCGGCGCGACGTTCGACGCCTGCGTGCGCTTTCTCAAGGAAGACCCGTGGGAGCGCCTGCGCCAACTGCGCGCCGCGCTGCCCAACACCCGCCTGCAGATGCTCCTGCGCGGCCAGAACCTGCTGGGCTACCGCCATTACAGCGACGACGTGGTCAAGGCGTTCGTCGCCAAGGCCGCGGTCAACGGCATCGACGTGTTCCGCATCTTCGATGCGATGAACGACGTGCGTAACCTGCGTGTGGCCATCGAAGCGGTGAAGGCCGCCGGCAAGCACGCCCAGGGCACCATCGCCTACACCACCAGCCCGGTGCACACCATCGAGGCTTTCGTGAATCAGGCCAAGCAGATGGAAGCCATGGGCTGCGACTCGGTGGCGATCAAGGACATGGCCGGCCTGCTGACCCCGTTCGCCACCGGCGAACTGGTCAAGGCGCTGAAGGCCGAGCAGTCGCTGCCGGTGTTCATCCATTCCCACGACACCGCCGGCCTGGCCGCGATGTGCCAGCTCAAGGCCGTCGAAAACGGCGCCGACCACATCGACACCGCCATCTCCAGCTTCGCCTGGGGCACCAGCCACCCGGGCACCGAATCGATGGTCGCCGCCCTCAAGGGCAGCGAGTTCGACACCGGCCTGAACCTGGAGCTGCTGCAGGAGATCGGCCTGTACTT
This Pseudomonas ekonensis DNA region includes the following protein-coding sequences:
- a CDS encoding LysR family transcriptional regulator; protein product: MRKSLMRMTLRQLQIFNEVCDLRSYSRAADEMSLTQPAVSLQIRQLEELIGQPLFDYVGKKLYMTEAAEALQRASRDIFGRLENLDMQLSDMQGSLQGQLKLAVESSAKYFVPHLFAAFKRQHPEVNLQLTVVNRGQVIRRLSDNRDDLVIMSMVPQDMGLEFLPFLNNPIVAVAPPDHPLSHMGPLRLQDLEPYTLLIREPGSGTRMACEEYFKEKRVHFTQTQEVASAEAQRECVLAGLGLALLTRHALNLELATGGLVELPVEELPLLRSWCLVQAKAKRLSPVAHAFLAFIRSERAQISALVERFAGKPTVPPASS
- a CDS encoding acetyl-CoA carboxylase biotin carboxylase subunit, which codes for MITKILIANRGEIAVRIVRACAEMGIRSVAIFSDADRHALHVKRADEAHSIGAEPLAGYLNPRKLVNLAVETGCDALHPGYGFLSENAELAEICAERGIKFIGPSAEVIRRMGDKTEARRSMIKAGVPVTPGTEGNVSGLEEALSEGDRIGYPVMLKATSGGGGRGIRRCNSREELEQNFPRVISEATKAFGSAEVFLEKCIVNPKHIEAQILGDSFGNVVHLFERDCSIQRRNQKLIEIAPSPQLTPEQRAYIGDLSVRAAKAVGYENAGTVEFLLADGEVYFMEMNTRVQVEHTITEEITGIDIVREQIRIASGLPLSVKQEDIQHRGFALQFRINAEDPKNNFLPSFGKITRYYAPGGPGVRTDTAIYTGYTIPPFYDSMCLKLVVWALTWEEAMDRGLRALDDMRLQGVKTTAAYYQEILRNPEFRSGQFNTSFVESHPELTNYSIKRKPEELALAIAAAIAAHAGL